A genomic region of Candidatus Liberimonas magnetica contains the following coding sequences:
- a CDS encoding HPr family phosphocarrier protein, with translation MLERIVTIKNRLGLHARPAAMLVQTLSKFKSKVKILKGDQEVDGKSIMGIMTLAAARGTELRIIVEGIDEVATANEVMKLLESGFGED, from the coding sequence ATGTTAGAACGAATTGTGACGATAAAAAATAGGCTCGGACTACATGCCAGGCCTGCAGCAATGCTCGTACAGACGCTTTCAAAATTCAAATCGAAAGTCAAGATATTAAAAGGCGACCAGGAAGTAGACGGCAAGAGCATAATGGGCATAATGACTCTGGCTGCAGCCCGTGGCACTGAGTTGAGGATAATAGTTGAAGGGATAGATGAAGTAGCGACTGCCAATGAGGTTATGAAGCTGTTGGAAAGCGGTTTTGGCGAAGACTAA
- the lepB gene encoding signal peptidase I, with protein MEQKLLIAGVIVFIIARIMKKFIPKVQKPFFKKIYYEAYEWVETGWSAVILAALIMYFFVQAFKIPSGSMRMTLLEGDHLFVNKFIYGFHIPFSGGKRFWPIHKIKRGDIVIFTCPPSALSEAEKKEKITKDFIKRCLGLPGDVILIRAKKLYVNGTLVEEPYVSFADDISYPKYDVLRSTAEYQKAWEEGKFTSLAAQMVTDNFGPITVPKDSYFVMGDNRDRSFDGRFWGPLPDKLMKGKALFLYWPITRVRLIR; from the coding sequence ATGGAACAAAAACTTCTTATTGCAGGCGTTATTGTTTTTATCATAGCCAGGATAATGAAAAAATTCATACCGAAGGTGCAAAAACCGTTTTTTAAGAAGATCTATTATGAGGCCTATGAATGGGTAGAAACAGGCTGGTCTGCGGTTATTTTGGCAGCTTTAATAATGTATTTTTTCGTTCAAGCGTTCAAGATCCCTTCGGGGAGCATGCGCATGACCCTTCTTGAAGGAGACCATCTTTTCGTGAACAAATTCATATACGGTTTCCATATCCCGTTTTCAGGTGGAAAAAGGTTCTGGCCTATCCATAAAATAAAACGAGGAGACATAGTGATCTTTACGTGCCCGCCGAGCGCTCTCAGCGAAGCAGAAAAGAAGGAAAAAATAACGAAGGATTTTATTAAAAGATGTTTAGGGCTTCCGGGCGATGTGATACTTATAAGGGCCAAGAAGCTCTATGTTAACGGGACTCTTGTTGAAGAGCCGTATGTGAGTTTTGCGGACGATATCTCATACCCCAAATACGATGTCCTTCGTTCTACAGCCGAATACCAGAAAGCCTGGGAAGAGGGGAAATTCACTTCTCTTGCCGCTCAAATGGTAACCGATAATTTCGGCCCTATAACCGTGCCGAAAGACTCCTATTTTGTTATGGGTGATAATCGCGACCGCTCATTTGACGGGCGTTTCTGGGGACCGCTGCCAGATAAACTGATGAAAGGAAAAGCGCTTTTTCTTTACTGGCCAATAACCAGGGTACGGCTGATCAGATAA
- a CDS encoding PTS system mannose/fructose/sorbose family transporter subunit IID: protein MKIRESNKLMFSIFFRSFFLQCLWNFERMQNVGFLFGLLPFIKKHYPDPEKRKEVLLRHMEFFNTNPYMANIIFGLIAAMEQTLSLGKSIDPKEISSIKKNTAGPLAAIGDKFFWANWRPFTALLGICFILFFRGSHTFLANWIAPLFFLFFYNIFILFFRFWSLKISYHFRNKTVRVIADLEFRYIIDITRYIGLVLLIVMTISYLYFGLMFMNWIVLALVVMLLSAVIISINLSTEILVYAVILFCILSSYFKVI, encoded by the coding sequence GTGAAAATAAGAGAATCGAATAAACTGATGTTTAGTATTTTTTTCCGCTCATTCTTTTTGCAATGTCTGTGGAATTTTGAAAGAATGCAAAATGTGGGTTTTCTGTTCGGGTTACTGCCTTTTATTAAAAAACATTATCCTGATCCTGAAAAAAGAAAGGAAGTCCTTTTAAGGCACATGGAGTTTTTTAACACCAATCCTTATATGGCTAATATAATTTTCGGGCTTATAGCGGCGATGGAGCAGACGTTGAGCCTGGGAAAATCCATTGACCCTAAAGAGATATCTTCAATAAAGAAAAATACCGCAGGGCCGCTGGCAGCGATCGGTGACAAGTTCTTTTGGGCTAATTGGAGGCCGTTTACTGCTTTACTGGGAATCTGTTTTATTTTATTTTTTAGAGGCTCGCATACGTTTTTGGCCAATTGGATCGCTCCTTTATTTTTTCTTTTCTTCTATAATATCTTTATTCTATTTTTTCGTTTCTGGAGCCTTAAGATAAGCTATCATTTCAGGAATAAAACAGTAAGGGTAATAGCAGACTTAGAATTTAGGTATATAATCGATATAACAAGGTATATCGGGCTTGTCCTTTTGATCGTGATGACAATATCATATCTTTATTTCGGATTAATGTTCATGAACTGGATAGTTTTGGCCCTTGTGGTGATGTTGCTTTCTGCGGTTATAATAAGCATAAATCTATCGACTGAAATATTGGTATATGCAGTTATACTATTCTGCATTTTAAGCTCTTATTTTAAAGTTATTTAG
- the ptsP gene encoding phosphoenolpyruvate--protein phosphotransferase has protein sequence MVDKANLLQGIPASPGIAIGKVFLIEDEEYCLIHREISREEIKKETNRFKEALAKTRTDMLATQEKIHKTLGKEFARLADAYLLILDDPIITRNVAKKISEGVNAEYALFRILEQVMRSFEMIDDEYFRERKHDIQDVGKKILHNLMGKEKRPLSEINSESIVVAHNLAPSDTISLRENMVKGFATNIGGKTSHTAILAQSLEIPAVVGLKNITARVKEGDTIIIDGNQGIALINPVPEILENYRREQEIQLAQIRELEKLRDLPAQTTDGTRIVIAANIDNPDEIKSVLNHGSEGVGLYRTEFLYFNRKELPSEEEHYQNYLKVVQRMLPYSVIIRTIDLGGDKLSGLGLEGITEENNPFLGLRAIRLCLKYPAIFKTQLRAILRVSAEGRVKIMYPMISGIGEIRAANKILDEVKEELKSEGKKFDEKLEVGVMIEIPSAALTADMIAKEVDFLSIGTNDLIQYTLAVDRVNENVANLYEPFHPSILRLIKSIIEAGHGAGKWVGMCGEMASDPLVTPILVGLGINELSVSPLQIPKVKKIIRNLSLLDAKNLVNEIFSSTDWEYIVKKINKSPYLD, from the coding sequence ATGGTTGATAAAGCTAATCTTTTACAGGGCATCCCTGCGTCACCCGGGATCGCAATAGGGAAAGTATTTCTAATTGAGGATGAAGAATATTGCCTTATCCACAGGGAAATATCCAGAGAAGAAATAAAAAAAGAAACGAACCGGTTCAAAGAGGCATTGGCGAAGACCCGTACCGATATGTTAGCGACCCAGGAAAAGATACATAAGACACTCGGCAAGGAATTTGCGCGCCTTGCAGACGCTTACCTTCTTATTTTAGATGACCCGATAATTACCAGAAATGTCGCAAAAAAGATATCAGAGGGGGTCAATGCCGAATATGCGCTTTTCCGCATACTGGAACAGGTCATGAGGTCTTTTGAAATGATAGATGATGAATATTTCAGGGAACGCAAACATGACATACAGGATGTAGGAAAGAAGATACTCCATAACCTGATGGGAAAGGAAAAAAGGCCTTTATCGGAAATAAACTCTGAATCAATCGTTGTGGCACATAACCTGGCGCCTTCAGATACTATCTCGTTACGGGAAAATATGGTAAAAGGATTTGCAACGAATATCGGAGGGAAAACCAGCCATACGGCTATACTTGCCCAAAGCCTTGAAATCCCTGCCGTTGTCGGATTAAAAAATATAACAGCTAGGGTAAAAGAAGGCGATACAATAATTATAGACGGTAACCAGGGCATAGCCCTCATTAATCCTGTGCCTGAGATACTGGAAAATTACCGCAGGGAACAAGAGATACAGCTTGCACAGATAAGAGAGCTTGAAAAACTCAGAGACCTGCCCGCACAAACTACAGACGGGACCCGCATAGTTATAGCTGCAAACATAGATAATCCAGATGAAATAAAATCCGTCTTAAACCATGGTTCAGAAGGCGTGGGGCTTTACAGAACCGAGTTTTTATATTTCAACAGGAAAGAACTTCCTTCGGAAGAAGAGCACTATCAGAATTATTTAAAAGTGGTTCAGAGGATGCTTCCTTACAGCGTTATCATAAGGACGATAGACCTGGGAGGAGATAAGCTTTCCGGCCTGGGCCTCGAAGGAATTACGGAAGAAAATAATCCGTTTTTGGGGCTAAGGGCGATAAGGCTGTGCCTGAAATATCCAGCTATTTTCAAGACTCAGCTTAGAGCAATACTCCGTGTATCTGCAGAAGGCCGGGTAAAAATAATGTACCCGATGATATCAGGTATAGGAGAAATAAGAGCTGCGAACAAAATACTTGATGAAGTAAAGGAAGAACTTAAAAGTGAAGGAAAAAAATTTGATGAGAAGCTGGAAGTAGGTGTTATGATAGAGATACCTTCTGCAGCGCTTACGGCGGATATGATAGCAAAAGAGGTGGATTTTCTTTCTATTGGTACTAATGACCTGATCCAGTATACTCTTGCTGTTGACAGGGTAAACGAGAATGTGGCGAACCTGTATGAACCGTTCCATCCTTCTATACTACGTTTGATAAAATCTATTATCGAAGCAGGCCACGGTGCCGGTAAATGGGTCGGGATGTGCGGCGAAATGGCTTCAGACCCGTTGGTTACACCTATACTTGTTGGTTTAGGTATCAATGAATTGAGTGTTTCTCCTTTGCAGATACCTAAAGTTAAGAAGATTATAAGGAATTTGTCGCTGTTAGACGCAAAAAACTTGGTAAATGAGATATTCAGTTCTACTGACTGGGAATATATTGTTAAAAAGATCAATAAAAGCCCATACCTTGATTAA
- a CDS encoding PTS sugar transporter subunit IIC, with protein sequence MFELISLSGLAAIFSLDVTAFGQFMISRPIVVCPIFGYLLGDIKSGLWLGMIIELIWTKEIPMGAAIPHDSTSVAILTSIWGIGSPFKQNSVLILSLALAAIAGILFKYTEIWIRNINIKIVHWIEEGIKRGEECRIDEGIYLGLFLFFIKAFLFYIILIPVGQSIINKVYVHLSIQTIKGLDLAWWFLPMTGFTVILINYNYKFLKIKK encoded by the coding sequence ATGTTTGAATTAATATCTCTTTCAGGTCTAGCAGCGATATTCAGCCTTGATGTGACTGCTTTTGGGCAGTTCATGATTTCAAGGCCGATCGTAGTTTGCCCTATTTTCGGTTATTTATTGGGCGATATAAAAAGCGGGTTATGGCTGGGCATGATCATTGAGCTGATTTGGACAAAAGAGATACCGATGGGTGCAGCTATACCTCACGATTCAACATCCGTTGCGATACTAACCAGTATATGGGGGATCGGTTCGCCTTTTAAACAGAACAGTGTGCTGATTTTATCTTTGGCCCTGGCAGCTATAGCCGGGATCTTATTTAAATATACTGAAATATGGATAAGGAATATAAATATAAAAATAGTGCATTGGATAGAAGAAGGCATAAAAAGGGGTGAAGAGTGCAGGATAGATGAGGGAATATATCTGGGCTTATTTTTATTTTTCATTAAAGCGTTTTTGTTTTATATTATATTAATACCGGTAGGGCAGTCTATAATAAATAAAGTTTATGTACATCTTTCTATACAAACAATAAAAGGGCTGGACCTGGCTTGGTGGTTCCTGCCTATGACCGGTTTTACCGTAATACTTATTAATTATAATTATAAGTTCTTAAAGATCAAAAAGTAG
- the lepA gene encoding translation elongation factor 4: MEIRNFCIIAHIDHGKSTLADRLLEFTNTISKREMRDQILDGMDLERERGITIKSKAIRMMYKTPEGKEYMLNLIDTPGHVDFTYEVSRALAACEGAILVVDASQGVEAQTLANTYLAKQANLKIIPVINKVDLSTADVESTLDQITEGLEILEDPILASAKAGKGIDEIVRSVIDNIPAPSVDTSKPLSALVFDSFYDSYRGAIVIVRIFGGKVQAGMKIKFMSSNTEYEILEVGYMQIKMMKTDSLDAGEVGYIVAGIKNIHDIRIGDTITEKLRPTTTPHQGYKEIKPFVFAGLYPLNTSDYDNLKTAIEKLHLSDSSLSYLPETSSALGFGFRCGFLGSLHLEIVKERLEREFNLNLLITSPNVEYKVVTNSETIEIDNPAQFPNYGDIIETLEPYVLATIICPVEYIGAVFDLCEKRRGVQILFRYLDVKRVVVKYDLPLAEIIVGFYDALKSISKGYASFDYEHVGYKQGDLVKLEVLVNQEIVDALSLIVPKDKAQSVSHFLVEKLRGIIPRQMFEIPIQARVNNKIIARDNIRALRKDVIAKCYGGDITRKRKLLEKQKEGKKKMRQFGQVEIPTEAFVAVLKMER; encoded by the coding sequence ATGGAAATAAGGAACTTTTGCATTATTGCTCATATTGACCACGGAAAAAGCACGCTTGCCGACAGGCTGCTCGAGTTTACGAATACCATATCAAAACGCGAGATGCGCGACCAGATACTTGACGGAATGGACCTTGAGCGCGAAAGGGGCATTACCATAAAATCAAAAGCTATACGGATGATGTATAAAACTCCCGAGGGCAAAGAATATATGCTAAACCTTATAGACACTCCAGGGCACGTGGACTTTACTTATGAGGTTTCAAGGGCGCTTGCTGCTTGCGAAGGCGCTATCCTGGTTGTGGACGCTTCGCAGGGCGTGGAAGCCCAGACCCTGGCTAACACTTACCTTGCTAAGCAGGCTAATTTGAAGATAATACCTGTCATAAACAAGGTTGACCTCTCAACGGCTGATGTGGAAAGCACGCTGGATCAGATCACAGAAGGTTTAGAGATACTGGAAGACCCCATACTTGCAAGCGCAAAAGCTGGAAAAGGAATAGACGAGATAGTAAGATCGGTCATTGACAATATTCCTGCGCCGTCCGTTGATACCTCAAAGCCTCTTTCTGCCCTTGTTTTTGATTCTTTCTATGATTCCTATAGAGGAGCCATAGTTATCGTCCGGATCTTTGGAGGGAAAGTCCAGGCCGGCATGAAAATAAAGTTCATGTCTTCAAATACCGAGTATGAGATCCTTGAAGTCGGGTACATGCAGATAAAAATGATGAAAACCGATTCACTGGATGCAGGAGAAGTCGGCTATATCGTGGCAGGAATAAAAAATATACACGACATACGCATAGGCGACACAATAACCGAGAAACTCAGGCCGACCACTACCCCTCATCAGGGCTATAAAGAGATAAAGCCGTTCGTGTTTGCAGGGCTATATCCTTTGAATACCTCAGATTATGATAATTTAAAGACAGCTATAGAAAAATTGCATTTGTCGGATTCGTCTCTGTCCTATTTACCCGAAACATCTTCAGCTCTTGGTTTCGGGTTCCGGTGCGGTTTTTTGGGGTCGCTGCATCTTGAGATAGTGAAAGAACGGCTCGAACGGGAATTTAACCTTAACCTTTTGATAACTTCTCCTAACGTGGAATACAAAGTTGTTACGAACAGTGAAACTATAGAAATAGATAACCCTGCTCAATTCCCGAATTACGGAGACATCATTGAAACTCTTGAACCCTACGTTCTTGCTACGATAATATGCCCTGTCGAATATATAGGCGCTGTCTTTGACCTTTGCGAAAAAAGAAGAGGGGTCCAGATACTTTTCAGGTATTTAGACGTAAAGAGGGTTGTTGTAAAATATGACCTTCCTCTGGCGGAGATAATCGTTGGTTTTTACGATGCTTTAAAATCCATCTCAAAAGGTTATGCATCTTTTGATTATGAACATGTAGGGTATAAACAGGGGGACCTTGTAAAGCTTGAGGTTCTTGTAAACCAGGAGATCGTAGACGCCCTCTCCTTGATAGTCCCGAAAGACAAGGCGCAGTCCGTATCACACTTCCTCGTTGAAAAACTAAGAGGTATAATACCGAGGCAGATGTTTGAGATACCCATACAGGCTAGGGTTAACAATAAAATAATAGCACGCGATAATATACGTGCACTGCGCAAGGATGTTATTGCAAAATGCTACGGCGGAGATATAACAAGAAAGCGCAAGTTATTGGAAAAACAGAAAGAAGGAAAAAAGAAAATGAGGCAGTTCGGCCAGGTGGAGATACCGACCGAAGCCTTTGTAGCGGTATTGAAAATGGAGAGATAA